In Terriglobia bacterium, the following proteins share a genomic window:
- the gltX gene encoding glutamate--tRNA ligase, with product MDSKTGAPGAAKSGPRVRFAPSPTGYLHVGGARTALFNWFFARHEGGTLILRIEDTDVERNKPELVEGILEGLRWLGIDWDEGPYYQSQRIELYREAAQKCLDNGSAYLCYCAAERYAGGDHAEEEAAGGKVRRVVRCPCRNAQPGAAETKPAVRFKVPLGGTTKFQDAVFGPREFSNEEIEDFVLLRSPRGEETAGQPTYQLSAVVDDIDMRITHVIRGADHISNTPKQALLYGALGAEPPVFAHLPLILGSDRTRLSKRHGATSVTSYRDEGFLPEAFRNFLALLGWSAGGDQEFLRTPELIGKFSLEHVLRTNGVFDRAKLEWFNTQYLQKLPIEELLPEVEAELKRSKLWKEEWGSGAGHEWFAKTVDLLRPRVRLLPDFSSWSRAFFSDEFTYNEAAREKFWKKEPRLPEFLGQIADALAALPDWNHDACEHALRGVAEAAGVKAGVLINATRVAIAGEAVAPPLFETMLVLGRERVTGRLRAALPAVQESCKA from the coding sequence ATGGATTCGAAGACCGGCGCACCAGGCGCCGCGAAGTCCGGGCCGCGCGTCCGCTTTGCCCCTTCGCCGACGGGCTATCTGCACGTGGGCGGCGCACGCACCGCGCTGTTCAACTGGTTTTTCGCACGCCATGAGGGCGGCACGCTGATCCTGCGCATCGAGGACACCGACGTCGAACGCAACAAGCCCGAGCTGGTGGAGGGCATTCTGGAGGGCCTGCGCTGGCTGGGCATCGACTGGGATGAAGGACCTTACTACCAGTCGCAGCGCATCGAACTCTACCGCGAGGCCGCGCAGAAGTGCCTGGACAACGGCAGCGCCTACCTGTGCTACTGCGCGGCGGAGCGCTACGCCGGAGGGGACCACGCCGAGGAAGAGGCCGCGGGCGGGAAGGTCCGCCGCGTGGTGCGCTGCCCCTGCCGGAACGCCCAGCCGGGCGCGGCAGAGACCAAGCCGGCCGTGCGCTTCAAGGTGCCGCTGGGGGGCACGACGAAATTTCAGGACGCAGTCTTCGGCCCGCGCGAATTTTCCAACGAGGAGATCGAGGATTTCGTGCTGCTGCGCTCGCCACGCGGCGAGGAGACCGCGGGACAGCCGACCTACCAACTCAGCGCCGTCGTGGACGATATCGACATGCGCATCACGCACGTCATCCGCGGCGCGGATCACATCTCCAACACCCCGAAGCAGGCGCTGCTCTATGGCGCGCTGGGCGCGGAACCGCCCGTCTTCGCGCATCTCCCGCTGATTCTCGGCTCCGACCGCACGCGCCTTTCCAAGCGCCACGGCGCGACCAGCGTGACCTCCTACCGCGACGAGGGTTTTCTGCCCGAGGCCTTCCGCAATTTTCTCGCGCTGCTCGGGTGGTCCGCCGGCGGCGATCAGGAGTTTCTGCGCACGCCGGAGCTGATCGGAAAGTTTTCGCTGGAACACGTGCTGCGCACCAATGGCGTCTTCGACCGCGCCAAGCTGGAGTGGTTCAACACCCAGTATCTGCAGAAGCTGCCCATCGAGGAACTGCTTCCGGAGGTCGAGGCGGAATTGAAGCGCAGCAAACTGTGGAAGGAAGAGTGGGGGAGCGGAGCGGGCCACGAGTGGTTCGCAAAGACGGTGGACCTGCTGCGGCCGCGGGTGCGTCTGCTGCCGGACTTTTCCTCGTGGTCGCGGGCGTTTTTCAGCGACGAATTCACCTACAACGAGGCGGCGCGGGAAAAATTCTGGAAGAAAGAGCCGCGCCTGCCGGAGTTCCTGGGGCAGATCGCCGACGCGCTCGCCGCGCTTCCGGACTGGAATCACGACGCCTGCGAGCACGCCCTGCGCGGGGTGGCGGAGGCTGCCGGCGTGAAGGCCGGGGTGCTGATCAACGCCACGCGAGTGGCCATTGCCGGGGAGGCCGTGGCGCCGCCGCTGTTCGAGACCATGCTGGTGCTGGGGCGCGAGCGGGTGACCGGGCGGCTGCGCGCGGCACTGCCCGCGGTGCAGGAATCCTGCAAAGCGTAG
- a CDS encoding type VI secretion system tube protein Hcp: MTRMTATRNWTLGLAAGIVFLCAASGARAQNAGYMRLVTAQGPIEGTSKEAAHLNWIPLTGAQIGDVDGDGAPDLARATPGAPATPATQGRTAKAATSQPQTAREHGSGLATGKRMHKPLTITKEWDASSPKLRMLQASGTQIPTVEIHLPTTTGAAKAGRYKLSNAMISSIQVTGGGGKTPQMESVTFTYQKIEWTY, encoded by the coding sequence ATGACAAGAATGACGGCAACGCGCAATTGGACACTCGGACTGGCGGCAGGCATTGTATTTTTGTGCGCGGCCAGCGGAGCCAGGGCTCAGAACGCCGGATATATGCGGCTGGTCACCGCGCAAGGACCCATTGAGGGCACATCGAAGGAAGCGGCACACTTGAACTGGATTCCCTTGACGGGCGCCCAGATCGGCGATGTGGATGGGGATGGCGCCCCGGACCTGGCACGTGCGACACCGGGAGCACCTGCAACCCCAGCCACACAGGGACGGACAGCAAAGGCCGCAACGAGCCAGCCGCAGACGGCGCGGGAACATGGCAGCGGGCTGGCGACCGGGAAGCGGATGCATAAACCGCTGACGATCACCAAAGAGTGGGATGCAAGCTCGCCCAAGCTGCGAATGCTGCAGGCCAGCGGAACGCAGATACCCACGGTGGAAATCCATCTTCCGACCACTACCGGCGCAGCCAAAGCCGGGCGCTACAAGCTGAGTAACGCGATGATCAGCTCGATTCAGGTGACGGGCGGAGGAGGCAAGACCCCGCAGATGGAATCGGTGACGTTCACCTATCAGAAGATCGAGTGGACCTACTAA
- a CDS encoding protein-disulfide reductase DsbD N-terminal domain-containing protein, whose protein sequence is MIPRSGVLRLPVVALLALLGMLCPPRAAAQIPSAREVVAPAVYVSLQPVPRGRAFQLAVVLKIRPGFHINAREASMDYLIPTDLQAAVPAGFRVGAVAYPKGALRKFSFSPEKPLNVYQGTAVLRISLNALPSAPLGAQHIPLKLRYQACSDEICLPPVTVALDAELHVAAAGAAAKPAHPELFSK, encoded by the coding sequence GTGATTCCCCGCAGCGGCGTTTTGCGTCTCCCCGTGGTGGCGCTCTTGGCGCTGCTTGGAATGCTCTGCCCGCCGCGCGCCGCGGCCCAAATTCCCTCGGCGCGGGAGGTGGTCGCCCCGGCCGTTTATGTCTCGCTGCAGCCGGTGCCGCGCGGCCGCGCCTTCCAGCTTGCCGTCGTCCTCAAGATCCGCCCGGGCTTCCACATCAACGCCCGCGAAGCCTCCATGGACTACCTTATCCCCACCGATCTTCAGGCGGCCGTGCCCGCGGGATTCCGCGTCGGCGCCGTGGCCTATCCCAAAGGCGCGCTGCGCAAATTTTCCTTCTCTCCCGAGAAACCTCTTAATGTTTACCAGGGCACCGCGGTGCTCCGCATCTCGCTGAACGCCCTGCCCAGCGCTCCGCTCGGCGCGCAGCACATTCCGCTCAAGTTGCGTTACCAGGCCTGCAGCGACGAAATCTGCCTGCCCCCGGTCACCGTAGCGCTCGACGCGGAACTGCACGTCGCCGCCGCCGGCGCCGCTGCCAAGCCGGCGCACCCCGAGCTTTTCTCAAAATAA
- the cyaY gene encoding iron donor protein CyaY, whose product MLEEKEFQKKCDAAFEELRRRLLPLCDLHGFDVEAGSGKLEVLFEEPEPAKFVISPNTPVREIWISALSTSFKLGWSGAQDAFVLEKTGEDLFQVMSRVISRQLGAQVAL is encoded by the coding sequence ATGCTCGAGGAAAAAGAGTTTCAGAAAAAATGCGATGCGGCCTTCGAGGAGCTCCGCCGGAGACTGCTGCCGTTGTGCGACCTGCACGGCTTCGACGTGGAAGCGGGCTCCGGCAAGCTCGAGGTCCTCTTTGAAGAGCCGGAGCCGGCAAAATTCGTGATCTCTCCGAATACTCCCGTGCGCGAGATCTGGATCTCGGCGCTTTCCACGAGTTTCAAGCTCGGCTGGTCCGGCGCCCAAGATGCATTCGTCCTGGAAAAAACCGGCGAGGATCTTTTTCAGGTGATGAGCCGCGTCATCTCCCGGCAGCTTGGCGCGCAGGTGGCCCTGTGA
- a CDS encoding aminomethyl transferase family protein, producing the protein MSRQSLEDLLRTVGNPVNLLRNSQIGAYVYPVVPSEFTNWRDEQRGWRETCVLFDQSHHMVEQYVEGPDAIKLFSHLATNSFAKFPVNKAKQFAPCSYDGYVIGDGILFHLEENKLNFVGRAPTASWIQFHAETGGYKVTTEKDDRSPSRPGGKPVVRKNYRFQIQGPKAQQVIERLNGGPIPDIKFFSMGVINIAGRKVRALHHGMAGAPGLEIWGPYAEGEEIRAAIVAAGKDFGLRQVGSRAYATNTLESGWIPSPLPAVYTGEKMKAYRQWLPAASYEGTGSLGGSFYSNNIEDYYLTPYELGYGPFVKFDHDFIGREALEKIAGKPQRKKVTFAWNAEDVSKAFRSLLQPGAENYKYIDLPLSNYASASYDKVLNAGKMVGLSMFSGYSYNERSMLSLGVVDPDIEIGNEVTLVWGEEGGGSQKTTVERHKQIEIRAIVSPVPYSEVARKSYAVGWRTGQ; encoded by the coding sequence ATGAGCCGCCAAAGTCTGGAAGATCTGCTACGAACTGTCGGGAACCCGGTGAACCTGCTCCGCAATTCGCAGATTGGAGCCTATGTCTATCCGGTGGTCCCTTCCGAATTTACGAACTGGCGCGACGAACAACGCGGATGGCGGGAGACCTGCGTTCTTTTCGACCAGTCGCACCACATGGTGGAGCAGTATGTGGAGGGCCCCGATGCCATCAAATTGTTCTCCCATCTTGCGACCAACAGTTTTGCGAAGTTTCCCGTCAACAAAGCCAAACAGTTCGCTCCCTGCAGTTACGATGGCTACGTGATTGGCGACGGGATTCTCTTTCATCTGGAAGAGAATAAACTCAATTTCGTCGGTCGCGCGCCGACGGCCAGCTGGATCCAATTCCATGCCGAGACCGGCGGATACAAGGTCACCACGGAAAAAGATGACCGCTCGCCCTCCCGCCCCGGCGGCAAGCCCGTCGTTCGCAAGAATTACCGCTTCCAGATTCAAGGACCGAAGGCTCAGCAGGTTATCGAAAGACTGAACGGCGGGCCCATTCCGGACATCAAGTTTTTCAGCATGGGTGTCATCAACATTGCGGGACGCAAGGTGCGCGCCTTGCATCATGGCATGGCCGGCGCTCCCGGCCTGGAGATTTGGGGTCCGTACGCGGAAGGCGAGGAAATCCGGGCGGCGATCGTTGCAGCCGGCAAGGACTTTGGCCTTCGCCAGGTCGGCAGCAGAGCCTACGCGACCAACACCCTGGAATCGGGGTGGATTCCTTCGCCTCTTCCGGCGGTCTACACCGGCGAAAAGATGAAAGCCTACCGGCAGTGGTTGCCGGCGGCGAGTTATGAGGGTACGGGTTCCCTTGGCGGCAGCTTCTATTCCAATAACATTGAAGACTACTACCTGACGCCCTACGAGCTGGGCTATGGGCCATTCGTCAAATTCGACCATGACTTCATCGGCAGAGAAGCCCTTGAGAAAATCGCCGGCAAACCGCAACGCAAGAAAGTGACGTTTGCCTGGAACGCCGAGGATGTCAGCAAGGCCTTCCGCTCCCTGCTCCAGCCCGGCGCGGAAAACTACAAATACATCGACCTGCCGCTGTCGAATTACGCATCGGCGTCGTACGACAAGGTTTTGAACGCCGGAAAAATGGTCGGCCTCTCGATGTTCAGCGGCTATAGCTACAACGAGCGGTCCATGCTCTCGCTGGGTGTGGTGGATCCGGACATCGAAATCGGCAACGAGGTCACCCTCGTCTGGGGCGAAGAAGGCGGCGGTTCGCAGAAAACGACGGTCGAACGCCACAAGCAAATCGAAATCCGGGCGATAGTCAGCCCTGTTCCTTACTCCGAAGTTGCGCGTAAATCCTACGCGGTAGGTTGGCGTACCGGGCAATAG
- a CDS encoding TlpA family protein disulfide reductase, translating into MKKTLTVLATVAALLVAVVLADRATRRHAAPRGAAPDSSSVGAPAPDFTVKNLQDQNVSLSQYKGKVVLVNFWATWCAPCREEIPLLIALQEKYGPQGFTVLGVAMDDEGKQAVAPYFEKERFPVAGTPRQMNYPILIGTDEVADKFGGLIGFPTSVLISRDGVQVKRITGQLNDEDIDQAIKSQL; encoded by the coding sequence ATGAAAAAAACTCTCACTGTGCTGGCCACCGTGGCCGCGCTCCTCGTAGCCGTGGTTCTCGCCGACCGCGCCACCCGCAGGCACGCCGCGCCGCGCGGCGCGGCGCCCGATTCCAGCAGCGTGGGCGCCCCCGCGCCCGATTTCACCGTCAAGAATCTCCAGGACCAGAATGTCTCTCTCAGCCAGTACAAGGGCAAGGTCGTTCTGGTGAACTTCTGGGCCACCTGGTGCGCGCCCTGCCGCGAGGAGATTCCCTTGCTCATCGCCCTCCAGGAAAAATACGGCCCGCAGGGCTTCACCGTCCTGGGCGTGGCCATGGACGACGAAGGCAAGCAGGCCGTCGCGCCCTATTTTGAAAAAGAGCGTTTTCCCGTGGCCGGGACGCCCCGCCAGATGAACTATCCCATCCTCATTGGCACCGACGAGGTCGCCGATAAATTCGGCGGCTTGATCGGCTTTCCCACCAGCGTCCTGATCTCCCGCGACGGCGTCCAGGTCAAACGCATCACCGGCCAACTCAACGACGAGGACATCGACCAGGCCATCAAGTCGCAGCTCTAA
- a CDS encoding cytochrome c biogenesis protein CcdA, translating into MTDVSLAAAFLAGLVSFLSPCVLPLVPGYISMLSGIGMEQLRQGESPKAGLFASSLAFVGGFSVVFISFGASASAVGQFLSKNRALLAPVAGALILLFGLHLLGWLAKLTTRVGLVLGVVLVLAGIFAMRRAGPLFAGLHAIHFFSLAMIGFLGPLLARWLNRDVHLRQGGAQPGIGSGFLMGFAFAFGWTPCIGPILATVLALAAASDTIARGILLLAVYSAGLAVPFLLTALGISQFLRFYQRFRKHLHAVELFSGALLLFVGGLIFLNKLTWLSGKLAFLNRFVM; encoded by the coding sequence ATGACCGACGTTTCACTCGCAGCCGCATTTCTGGCCGGACTGGTGTCCTTCCTCTCCCCCTGCGTCCTGCCCCTCGTCCCCGGCTACATCTCCATGCTCAGCGGCATTGGCATGGAACAGTTGCGCCAGGGCGAGTCGCCCAAAGCTGGGCTCTTTGCCTCTTCGCTGGCCTTCGTCGGCGGTTTTTCCGTGGTCTTCATTTCTTTCGGCGCTTCGGCCAGCGCCGTCGGCCAGTTTCTCAGCAAGAATCGCGCGCTGCTCGCTCCCGTTGCCGGCGCGCTCATCCTGCTTTTCGGCCTGCACCTGCTTGGCTGGCTGGCCAAACTCACCACCCGCGTGGGCCTCGTGCTGGGCGTAGTCCTTGTTCTTGCCGGCATCTTTGCCATGCGCCGCGCGGGCCCGCTCTTTGCCGGGCTCCACGCCATCCATTTTTTCTCCCTGGCCATGATTGGCTTTCTCGGCCCGCTCCTGGCCCGCTGGCTCAACCGGGACGTCCACCTCCGCCAGGGGGGCGCGCAACCGGGCATCGGCAGCGGTTTCCTGATGGGCTTCGCCTTCGCCTTTGGCTGGACGCCGTGCATCGGTCCCATCCTCGCCACCGTCCTGGCCCTCGCCGCCGCCAGCGACACCATCGCCCGCGGCATCCTGCTCCTCGCCGTCTATTCCGCGGGCTTGGCCGTACCCTTCCTGCTCACCGCGCTCGGCATCAGCCAGTTCCTGCGCTTTTACCAGCGCTTCCGGAAGCACCTGCACGCCGTGGAACTCTTCAGCGGCGCGCTGCTCCTCTTCGTCGGCGGCTTGATCTTTCTCAACAAGCTTACCTGGCTTTCCGGCAAGCTGGCGTTCTTGAACCGTTTTGTGATGTAG
- a CDS encoding CDP-alcohol phosphatidyltransferase family protein — MSWTPNKVTVLRVGVGFAAVCLFGRGTWANLAGVGLTVAAIALDALDGHLARRKHLATPEGAQIDILGDRMIENVYFTYFAVVGMVSLWLPVFFFARGAATDFLRGLAAKAGRSGWGANAMLQTRIGQALVGSRWSRGLYAALKCICFCYLGLELALARGPMALLGTLAAEAQGAIRTGAQILTWTTAAFCLLRGLPVLLEGWRYFAKSVQSGRGEKSAPQEAA; from the coding sequence ATGAGCTGGACGCCCAATAAGGTGACGGTGTTGCGGGTGGGGGTGGGGTTTGCGGCGGTGTGTTTGTTCGGGCGGGGGACGTGGGCCAACCTCGCGGGGGTGGGGCTGACGGTGGCGGCCATTGCGCTGGACGCGTTGGACGGGCACCTGGCGCGGCGGAAGCATCTGGCGACGCCGGAGGGAGCGCAGATTGACATCCTGGGCGACCGGATGATCGAGAACGTGTACTTCACGTATTTTGCGGTGGTCGGGATGGTGTCGCTGTGGCTGCCAGTGTTTTTCTTCGCGCGCGGGGCGGCGACGGATTTTCTGCGCGGGCTGGCGGCCAAGGCGGGGCGCTCCGGCTGGGGAGCGAATGCCATGCTGCAAACGCGGATCGGGCAGGCGCTGGTGGGGTCGCGGTGGAGCCGCGGGCTGTACGCCGCGCTGAAGTGTATCTGCTTCTGCTACCTGGGGCTGGAACTGGCGCTGGCGCGCGGGCCAATGGCGCTGCTGGGAACGCTCGCCGCAGAGGCGCAAGGGGCGATTCGAACCGGGGCGCAGATCCTTACCTGGACGACGGCGGCGTTCTGTCTGCTGCGCGGGCTGCCGGTGCTGCTGGAAGGGTGGCGCTATTTCGCGAAGAGCGTGCAGAGCGGGCGCGGGGAAAAATCCGCGCCACAGGAGGCGGCATGA
- a CDS encoding haloacid dehalogenase-like hydrolase encodes MSLLLQPMRSAAFFDLDGTLLPGPALEMRFYRVLRYRGEIGVRQMLSWVAEAARLAPRGMFALRHGNKMYLRGVRADAARAFRGMLFPAKSGFGEEARLGARAGQAPAGAIFFPEGIERMAWHVQQGHALVLVSGTLQPLAMLVARALDTELRARGCATLVHVRGTRLEEAGGRWTGRLADEALAGAAKGRAAQRIAERERYALEECYAYGNSSADRWLLEAVGRPAAVNPSRKLALLARRAGWPILRWGQKTAQREARPVGANDSARVQAGGAPTAVRGKARPAPTEESLVKEAG; translated from the coding sequence ATGAGCCTGCTGCTACAGCCGATGCGCAGCGCGGCGTTTTTCGATCTGGACGGCACGCTGCTGCCGGGACCCGCGCTGGAGATGCGGTTTTACCGGGTGCTGCGCTACCGCGGGGAGATCGGCGTGCGGCAGATGCTGAGTTGGGTGGCGGAGGCGGCACGGCTGGCGCCGCGCGGGATGTTTGCGCTGCGGCATGGCAACAAGATGTATCTGCGCGGGGTGCGCGCGGATGCGGCGAGGGCGTTCCGGGGAATGCTCTTCCCTGCAAAATCGGGCTTCGGAGAAGAGGCGCGACTTGGGGCCCGGGCGGGACAGGCGCCGGCGGGAGCAATATTTTTCCCCGAAGGAATCGAACGAATGGCCTGGCATGTGCAGCAGGGACACGCGCTGGTGCTGGTGAGCGGGACGCTGCAACCGTTGGCGATGCTGGTGGCGCGGGCGCTGGATACGGAGCTGCGGGCGCGGGGCTGCGCGACGCTGGTGCACGTGCGCGGGACGCGGCTGGAAGAAGCGGGCGGGCGGTGGACGGGCCGGCTGGCGGACGAAGCGCTGGCCGGAGCGGCGAAGGGCCGCGCGGCACAGCGAATTGCGGAACGCGAAAGATACGCGCTGGAGGAGTGCTACGCGTACGGAAACAGCAGCGCGGACCGCTGGCTGCTGGAGGCGGTGGGGCGGCCGGCGGCCGTCAATCCTTCGCGGAAGCTGGCGCTGCTGGCCCGGCGGGCGGGCTGGCCGATCTTGCGCTGGGGCCAGAAAACGGCACAGCGGGAGGCGCGGCCAGTCGGGGCGAACGATTCTGCTCGTGTCCAAGCGGGCGGGGCCCCGACTGCTGTCCGGGGCAAGGCAAGGCCCGCCCCTACAGAGGAATCTCTTGTGAAAGAGGCGGGGTAG
- a CDS encoding phosphatase PAP2 family protein yields MSKMGTNSYSQNAAAMPWPTGALGAREPAREQSIGARVQRELTTAWKACGAYEWVALGYLALSSALIVVFARNLAHPGRLVATQGLLSVLILGLCWIYARSAERAARNGGSLASRFWHFWRHWYPHLLFLFCFEELAYLVHMVHPGWFDGKLIAADMWITGVNPVLWLERFANPLLNEYMQFAYITYFTYLLILGGILYYRRDWKGYWSVMTYSMAGYSIGYVIAAAFPIQSPWFQLAGSWHTELRGGPFTALISFIEHYGRVRGAAFPSEHVAGAFAALWGAWAHRRRVFWVFLPLVISMCISTVYGRYHYMVDIFGGVATGTLGYYLGGKLMRVRGAVAGTEE; encoded by the coding sequence GTGAGTAAGATGGGAACGAACAGTTATTCGCAAAACGCCGCCGCGATGCCGTGGCCCACCGGGGCCCTGGGCGCGCGCGAGCCGGCAAGGGAGCAATCCATCGGAGCCCGGGTACAACGGGAACTGACAACGGCGTGGAAGGCGTGCGGCGCTTACGAATGGGTGGCGCTGGGCTATCTGGCGCTATCGTCGGCGCTGATTGTGGTGTTTGCGCGGAACCTGGCGCATCCGGGGCGGCTGGTGGCGACGCAAGGTTTGCTCTCCGTGCTCATTCTGGGGCTGTGCTGGATCTACGCGCGGTCGGCGGAACGCGCGGCGCGGAATGGCGGATCGTTGGCGAGCCGCTTCTGGCATTTCTGGCGGCACTGGTACCCGCACCTGCTTTTTCTTTTTTGTTTCGAGGAGCTGGCATATCTCGTACACATGGTCCATCCGGGATGGTTCGACGGGAAACTGATCGCGGCGGACATGTGGATCACCGGGGTGAATCCGGTGCTGTGGCTGGAGCGCTTCGCGAATCCGCTGCTGAACGAGTACATGCAGTTCGCCTATATTACGTATTTCACGTACCTGCTGATTCTGGGCGGGATTCTGTATTACCGGCGGGACTGGAAGGGCTACTGGTCGGTGATGACGTATTCGATGGCCGGATACTCGATCGGGTACGTGATCGCGGCGGCGTTTCCGATCCAGAGTCCGTGGTTTCAACTGGCGGGGTCCTGGCATACGGAGCTGCGCGGCGGACCGTTCACGGCGCTGATCAGTTTCATCGAACACTACGGGCGGGTGCGCGGGGCGGCGTTTCCTTCGGAGCACGTGGCGGGAGCGTTTGCGGCGCTGTGGGGCGCATGGGCGCACCGGCGGCGGGTGTTCTGGGTGTTTCTGCCGCTGGTGATCAGCATGTGCATCTCGACGGTGTACGGGCGGTATCACTACATGGTGGATATTTTCGGGGGAGTGGCGACAGGGACGCTGGGCTATTACCTGGGCGGGAAGCTGATGCGGGTGCGCGGAGCGGTGGCCGGAACTGAGGAGTGA
- a CDS encoding amidase — MNDTDLAFASIQQVAALFRKRRLSPVELTKLMLARIARLNPRLNAYLTVTAELALAQAQKAETELFAPRGRKGRRDRGPLHGIPISLKDNIYTKDVRTTAGSKILQDFVPLHDAQVVLQLKQAGAVLLGKTNMHEFAYGVTTDNPHYGPARNPWDTERIPGGSSGGSAAALAAGLCYASVGTDTGGSIRIPAALCGIVGLKPTVGRVSVEGVIPLSPRLDCVGPLARTTQDAAILLDSIFLRVPGEPLLRSVQKLPAPSRKFRLGLPREFFFDRISGEIRNVFEAAIRSFRGHGAETKEISIPLLGETEDAGNQIAWAEATHYHQQSGCFPVRAAEYGEDVRTRLEMGTKVLATVYLEALEMRDKFIQQLHLAMADARLDALVVPTTPIAAPLLGEEATRVGERNYPTRALLLRLNRPANLAGVPAMSIPCGFTPAGLPVGLQFIGAVTGEHLLLRIAHAFERAHPDHRRPPL, encoded by the coding sequence ATGAACGACACCGATCTCGCTTTTGCTTCCATCCAGCAGGTCGCCGCGCTCTTCCGCAAGCGCCGGCTCTCCCCCGTCGAGCTCACCAAGCTGATGCTCGCGCGCATTGCGCGCCTCAATCCAAGACTCAACGCCTACCTTACCGTTACCGCCGAACTCGCCCTGGCCCAGGCCCAGAAAGCCGAAACCGAACTCTTCGCCCCGCGCGGCCGCAAGGGTCGCCGCGACCGCGGCCCCCTCCACGGCATCCCCATCTCCCTCAAGGACAATATCTACACCAAAGATGTCCGCACCACCGCCGGTTCCAAGATCCTGCAGGATTTCGTCCCCCTGCATGACGCACAGGTTGTCCTCCAATTGAAACAGGCCGGCGCCGTGCTCCTCGGCAAGACCAACATGCACGAGTTCGCCTATGGCGTTACCACCGACAATCCGCACTACGGGCCCGCCCGCAATCCCTGGGACACCGAGCGCATTCCCGGCGGCTCCAGCGGCGGCTCCGCCGCGGCCCTCGCCGCCGGCCTCTGCTACGCCAGTGTCGGCACCGACACCGGCGGCTCCATCCGCATCCCCGCCGCCCTCTGCGGCATCGTCGGCCTCAAGCCGACTGTAGGCCGGGTGTCTGTGGAAGGCGTCATACCTCTGTCCCCCCGGCTCGATTGCGTCGGGCCCCTGGCGCGCACCACGCAGGATGCCGCCATTCTTCTGGATTCCATTTTCCTGCGCGTGCCAGGCGAACCGCTTCTGCGCTCCGTGCAGAAACTCCCCGCGCCATCCCGCAAATTCCGCCTCGGCTTGCCCCGGGAATTTTTCTTTGACCGGATCTCCGGCGAGATCCGCAATGTCTTCGAGGCCGCCATCCGCTCTTTCCGTGGGCACGGCGCGGAAACCAAGGAAATTTCTATCCCTCTGTTGGGCGAAACGGAAGACGCCGGCAATCAGATCGCCTGGGCCGAGGCCACCCACTACCACCAGCAGTCCGGATGTTTCCCCGTTCGCGCGGCGGAGTACGGCGAAGATGTCCGAACCCGCCTGGAAATGGGAACCAAGGTCTTGGCAACGGTCTACTTGGAAGCGCTCGAGATGCGCGATAAGTTCATTCAGCAGCTTCACCTGGCGATGGCCGACGCGCGCCTCGACGCACTGGTTGTTCCCACGACTCCCATCGCCGCGCCGCTCCTCGGCGAAGAGGCGACCCGCGTCGGGGAAAGGAATTATCCAACTCGTGCGCTGTTGCTACGCCTGAATCGCCCCGCCAACCTCGCGGGCGTCCCGGCTATGTCCATCCCCTGCGGGTTTACTCCCGCGGGTCTGCCTGTCGGCCTGCAATTCATTGGCGCCGTAACCGGCGAGCATCTTCTGCTGCGCATCGCCCACGCCTTCGAGCGCGCCCATCCGGACCACCGCCGCCCGCCCCTGTAG